Proteins encoded within one genomic window of Theobroma cacao cultivar B97-61/B2 chromosome 7, Criollo_cocoa_genome_V2, whole genome shotgun sequence:
- the LOC108662769 gene encoding receptor-like serine/threonine-protein kinase At1g78530, translating to MAYDLGIAFYITICCIAFIISKIILWILLYKRWKRKTMIYEEGFSGGKMVMFRSPVLQSVSSDVLLKKTLKLSNKDIIGAGGYGTVYKLIISDTMAFSVKRLNRGTEDRDKGFERELEAMGDIKHRNIVTLYGYYSAPHYNLLIYELMPNGSLDAFLRGKSMDSKVLDWPTRYKIALGAARGIAYLHHDCIPHIIHRDIKSSNILLDQNMDARVSDFGLATLMEPDKTHVSTFVAGTFGYLAPEYFDTGRATAKGDVYSFGVVLLELLTGKKPTDEAFLEEGTKLVTWVKGVVEERREEYVLDSSLGSCPVDEINNAFNVALMCLETEQTVLHTSPDFLNFVTEKQECFLNNIM from the exons ATGGCATATGATCTGGGCATAGCATTTTACATCACCATATGCTGCATTGCCTTTATTATATCGAAGATCATTCTTTGGATTCTCCTTTATAAGCGATGGAAAAGAAAGACGATGATTTATGAGGAAGGTTTCTCAG GAGGGAAGATGGTGATGTTTAGGTCTCCAGTGTTGCAGTCTGTCTCATCTGATGTGTTGTTAAAGAAGACATTGAAGTTAAGCAACAAAGACATCATTGGTGCTGGAGGGTATGGTACAGtttacaaattaattataagtgATACCATGGCCTTTTCCGTGAAAAGGCTAAATAGAGGAACTGAAGATAGAGATAAAGgatttgagagagaattggAAGCAATGGGGGATATCAAGCACCGCAACATTGTAACTCTGTACGGATACTACAGCGCCCCTCACTACAATCTTCTGATATATGAGCTAATGCCTAATGGAAGTTTGGATGCTTTTCTGCGTG GGAAATCAATGGACAGTAAGGTTTTGGATTGGCCAACAAGATATAAAATAGCATTAGGTGCTGCAAGAGGAATAGCATACCTTCACCATGATTGTATCCCCCATATAATCCACAGAGATATCAAGTCAAGCAATATATTACTGGATCAGAACATGGACGCTCGAGTCTCAGATTTCGGACTTGCCACATTGATGGAGCCAGACAAGACTCATGTTTCAACATTTGTGGCTGGAACCTTTGGATATTTAGCCCCAG AATATTTTGATACAGGAAGAGCAACAGCAAAGGGCGATGTTTACAGCTTTGGAGTTGTTTTACTAGAGCTTTTAACAGGAAAAAAGCCAACAGATGAAGCGTTTCTGGAGGAGGGAACAAAACTTGTTACATGG GTAAAGGGAGTTGTTGAAGAAAGGAGGGAAGAATATGTGCTTGACAGTAGCTTAGGTTCTTGTCCCGTGGATGAGATTAACAATGCTTTCAATGTAGCATTAATGTGCCTTGAAACAGAACAAACTGTCTTACATACCTCTCCTGATTTCCTCAACTTTGTCACTGAAAAGCAAGAGtgctttttaaataatatcat GTAG